From the Chloroflexota bacterium genome, one window contains:
- a CDS encoding uracil-DNA glycosylase → MAQQYESLSALHQSCLSCTACELSKQRTRVVPGEGSEKAQVMFIGEGPGYNEDQQGRPFVGQAGKLLDELIASIGMKRSDVFIANVVKCRPPGNRDPLPAEITACSDWLNEQIRLISPKVIVTLGRYSMAKFFPGDSISKVHGSPRKIGGVVVLPVHHPAAALYQQSLKQTLQSDFKKIPQILKEAAKVEEAKTEPKQLGLF, encoded by the coding sequence ATGGCGCAGCAGTACGAATCGCTGTCCGCCCTTCATCAGTCGTGCCTCTCTTGCACCGCTTGCGAGCTCTCCAAGCAGCGTACCCGCGTTGTCCCCGGCGAGGGCAGCGAGAAGGCCCAAGTAATGTTCATCGGCGAGGGACCGGGCTACAACGAGGACCAGCAGGGACGCCCCTTTGTGGGCCAAGCAGGAAAGTTGCTTGACGAACTGATCGCCTCCATCGGGATGAAGCGGTCGGACGTCTTTATCGCCAATGTCGTCAAATGCAGGCCGCCCGGAAATCGCGACCCCTTGCCGGCCGAGATTACCGCCTGCTCGGACTGGCTCAACGAGCAGATACGGCTTATCAGTCCCAAAGTCATCGTGACGCTGGGGCGGTACTCCATGGCGAAGTTTTTCCCTGGTGACTCCATCAGCAAGGTCCACGGTTCGCCGCGCAAGATCGGCGGTGTGGTTGTTCTGCCGGTCCACCATCCGGCGGCGGCGCTTTACCAGCAGAGCTTGAAGCAGACCCTGCAGAGTGACTTCAAAAAGATCCCCCAAATCCTGAAGGAAGCGGCAAAAGTGGAAGAGGCTAAGACGGAGCCGAAACAACTGGGCCTTTTCTAG
- a CDS encoding ribonuclease J encodes MSKEKLRVIPLGGLGEIGKNMMLLEYGDDIIAVDAGVMFPDEEMLGVDLVIPDMTYLREKAEKFRGIAVTHGHEDHIGALPYVLGEFEAPVYASRLTHGLIRVKLRESKGLKDAPIEEIRPGERIRMGKFDVEFFRVCHSIPDAMGVAIRTPVGTVIHTGDFKFDHTPVDGRASDLAKLASFGSEGVALLMSDSTYAEVQGFTPSEQLVGETMLRVIGQAEGRVIVATFASLISRVQQIAEAAIKHNRRIAIVGRSMVENVQMALKLGYLKFPEGTLARIDEVEMLPPNRVVIITTGAQGEPTSALVRMANEDHREVALREGDTVIISATPIPGNETLVHKTVDNLLRLGVKVINDRMDTVHVHGHAAQEELKTMISLTKPKHFVPIHGEYRHLVAHAAIAKSLGISEKRTFIMEDGDVLELDHEHAHRHGRVQSGPIYVDGLGRWETESVVLRDRRMLSKDGIVVVFLVVDSRTSRPVRKPEIVSYGFLEEEESQVLTQAKGLIIETLSHDMGQVEIPFVQTKVKEALGQFFYKATKRRPMIIPVAMGL; translated from the coding sequence ATGAGTAAAGAGAAACTGCGAGTCATACCCTTAGGCGGCCTGGGCGAGATAGGCAAGAACATGATGCTCCTTGAATACGGGGATGACATCATCGCCGTAGACGCAGGCGTCATGTTCCCTGACGAGGAGATGCTGGGGGTGGACCTTGTCATCCCCGACATGACCTACCTTCGGGAAAAGGCCGAAAAGTTCCGCGGCATCGCCGTCACCCACGGACACGAGGACCACATCGGCGCGCTGCCCTACGTCCTCGGCGAGTTCGAGGCCCCGGTCTATGCCTCCCGCCTTACCCACGGGCTCATCAGAGTGAAGCTCCGGGAGAGCAAGGGCCTCAAGGATGCGCCCATCGAGGAGATACGGCCTGGCGAGCGCATCCGCATGGGCAAGTTCGATGTGGAGTTCTTCCGCGTGTGCCACAGCATCCCGGACGCGATGGGCGTGGCCATCCGCACGCCTGTGGGAACCGTTATCCACACCGGCGATTTCAAGTTCGACCACACGCCGGTGGACGGCCGCGCCTCCGACCTGGCGAAGCTGGCCTCCTTCGGCAGCGAGGGTGTGGCGCTCTTGATGTCAGACTCCACCTACGCCGAAGTCCAGGGTTTCACGCCCTCAGAGCAGCTGGTGGGCGAGACGATGCTGCGCGTGATCGGCCAGGCTGAGGGGCGCGTTATCGTCGCCACCTTCGCCTCCCTGATCTCACGCGTTCAGCAGATAGCGGAGGCGGCCATCAAGCACAACCGGCGCATCGCCATCGTGGGGCGCAGCATGGTGGAGAACGTGCAGATGGCGCTCAAGCTCGGCTACTTGAAGTTCCCGGAAGGGACGCTGGCGCGCATTGATGAAGTGGAGATGCTGCCGCCTAACCGGGTGGTCATCATCACCACCGGCGCCCAGGGCGAGCCGACCTCCGCGCTCGTGCGCATGGCGAATGAGGACCATCGCGAAGTAGCGCTGCGGGAGGGCGATACGGTCATCATCTCCGCCACGCCCATCCCCGGCAACGAGACCCTTGTTCACAAAACGGTGGATAACCTCCTGCGCCTTGGCGTGAAGGTCATCAATGACCGGATGGACACTGTCCACGTCCATGGCCACGCCGCGCAGGAAGAGCTCAAGACGATGATCAGCCTCACCAAGCCGAAGCACTTTGTTCCGATCCATGGGGAGTACCGCCACCTTGTGGCCCATGCGGCCATCGCCAAGTCTCTGGGCATCAGCGAGAAGAGAACGTTCATCATGGAAGATGGCGATGTTCTGGAGCTTGACCATGAACACGCCCATCGCCATGGGCGTGTTCAGTCCGGGCCTATCTACGTGGACGGCCTTGGGCGATGGGAAACTGAGAGCGTGGTCCTTCGGGACAGGCGGATGCTCTCCAAGGATGGCATCGTCGTCGTCTTCCTCGTTGTAGACAGCCGCACCTCGCGGCCTGTCCGCAAGCCTGAGATCGTCTCGTACGGCTTTCTTGAGGAAGAAGAGAGCCAGGTGCTGACCCAGGCGAAGGGCCTGATCATTGAGACCCTAAGCCATGATATGGGCCAGGTGGAGATTCCCTTTGTCCAGACCAAGGTCAAAGAGGCCTTGGGCCAGTTCTTCTACAAGGCGACAAAGCGTCGCCCGATGATCATCCCGGTGGCGATGGGGCTATAG